The segment GCATTGCCATCACATCtagagaaaatgaaaacaacacttgtgttattattttagtactcatttaaaattgattaagaTAGTTGTAGAGAAACATAAATATTGTTACAGATTTGGACCCAAGTTCTCCAACATTGTACAAATGTACGTCCAAGTTACCCCAGCGACAATGTGTGTCCATAATCCAGGTGCGGATCAAGTCGGGTCTATgtcgaaaatatttttttgcggGTCGATGGCCTTTAAAAAGTTCGGTTCAACTCgaagataaaatataataagcaATTCATCATTGGAAAATTCAACATACAACAGTCTTATTGTTTTATTACTactttttaaaatggaaaaaggGACACAttattaagaattttatttcattctttGTAAGGTTTTGCCCCTTTGGATACAAGACTTGAAAGTTGTAAAAGCTGCTTACCTGTACTGAGGAGCAAGCACACCATCCTTAACGATGTAATTCTGAGCAGGGAAGTCTTCTCCCTTGAAGTACTTCTCCAACATGTCTTTCGTCCCCGCCGCATAACGTAGCTGTTTTTTTAGTCAAACAAAGCAACACATATATTTCAATAACATATTTTACTAGGACTACAAAAGCTATAATTAACTCAATaacatattttgatttattgacatatatatatatttgattattttcaaAGCTATTCTATCATGTTTATATTTGTTAACTctttaaagaaaacaatattacCTGTGCATCCATGGTTGTGCCAGAGATGTGAGGGGTCATGGCTTGGTTAGGCATGTAACGCCATGGATGGTTCTTAGGTGCTGGCTGTGGGTCCCACACGTCCCCGCTATATCCTCCGATGTGTCCACTCTCCATCGCTTCCACCACAGCTTGTCTATCCATGATTGCTGCTCTTGCGTTGTTCACTATCAAAACTCCTTTCTTCATTTTGCCTATCATCTCTTTGTTGAACATTCCTCTGCATAAACAAGAACCCATTTGGTTAGATCACAAACAAATGTCTCAGTCTCGCTCATGTTTGTGATATTGACATCATTTTACCTTGTCTTCTCAGTGAGAGGCATGTTGACAACCACAACATCACACTTAAGTAGCATTTCATTCAAGTTCTCAACGTAGTTAGCACCAATCTCTTGCTCCAGCTCGGGCTCCATCTGAAGCCTGTCATGGTACAATAAGTTACACCCGAATGGTTTCAACCTCTGTAACAAAAGCTTTCCGATTCGTCCAGCTCCTACAGTTCCTATCGTCTTCCCTTCCAGATCATACGCTCTATACGCAATGCCAGCAACGTTCCACTCCCCGTTGATGACCTGGTTGTACCCTGGCACAAAGTTGCGCATGAGAATCAGGATTCTCATCAGCTCATCTTCTGCTACTGAGACCACGTTGCTTCCCGTGACTTCAGCTACCGTCAGTCCAGCTGCTGCAGCTGCTTGTAGGTCAATGTGATCGGATCCAATACCAGCAGTGAGGAGAAGCTGCATGTTCTTGGCTTTCTTGATCCTTTCCGCAGTCACATATGCCGGGTGAAATGGAGTGGATATCAAGACATGGAGGTCCGGGATATGCTTCTCAAGTTCTGCCAGTTATAAGAGTAGCTAGCATTAATTAGAAG is part of the Raphanus sativus cultivar WK10039 chromosome 5, ASM80110v3, whole genome shotgun sequence genome and harbors:
- the LOC108861500 gene encoding formate dehydrogenase, chloroplastic/mitochondrial, yielding MRIMAMRRFTGAAIRACSSSSGYFARQLHASSGESKKIVGVFYKANEYATKNPNFLGCVENALGIRNWLETQGHQYIVTDDKEGPDCELEKHIPDLHVLISTPFHPAYVTAERIKKAKNMQLLLTAGIGSDHIDLQAAAAAGLTVAEVTGSNVVSVAEDELMRILILMRNFVPGYNQVINGEWNVAGIAYRAYDLEGKTIGTVGAGRIGKLLLQRLKPFGCNLLYHDRLQMEPELEQEIGANYVENLNEMLLKCDVVVVNMPLTEKTRGMFNKEMIGKMKKGVLIVNNARAAIMDRQAVVEAMESGHIGGYSGDVWDPQPAPKNHPWRYMPNQAMTPHISGTTMDAQLRYAAGTKDMLEKYFKGEDFPAQNYIVKDGVLAPQYR